From the genome of Pelobacter propionicus DSM 2379, one region includes:
- a CDS encoding sensor histidine kinase: MSPETKAAIVVIDGDGTAGERIAAILSRQRYRVYVAGSVTEGIGLIGDSRAELALIDCQAVDAELCTVLGEIGSRFPSTYLIVSSPRCQLKRAAQLAGELSVEWFSKPITSADLIGRLDSLLRIRELELGNRRLQLEQELLLLQLETCQQDFHQLIREKTESLQKAHSEIAQTEKLAAMGYLAAGMAHDIRNPLNSISLFTQLMRQNSIDPDQEEYLGKIIKEIERIDAIIRKLLNMSSRSRNVTSDVRIDRVIDTALEVFAPQIETGKIRLERRYELTPPPIKADAAELEQVFTNLFLNALDEMPGGGRLGVGIAVEEDMVVVRVEDSGKGIPEHALPRIFDPFFTTKPRGTGVGLPVVKRIARLCGGSVRVERSSREGTVVRLEFPVCREEALRSS; the protein is encoded by the coding sequence GGATTGCAGCGATCCTCTCGCGCCAGCGCTATCGCGTGTACGTCGCCGGATCCGTCACTGAGGGGATCGGGCTGATCGGCGATAGCAGGGCTGAGCTTGCCCTGATCGATTGCCAGGCCGTCGACGCCGAGTTGTGCACGGTTCTGGGGGAGATCGGATCTCGTTTCCCCTCCACCTACCTGATCGTTTCCTCCCCCCGATGCCAGCTGAAGAGAGCGGCCCAGCTGGCAGGGGAGTTGAGCGTGGAGTGGTTCTCCAAGCCGATCACCAGCGCTGATCTTATTGGGCGCCTGGACTCATTACTGCGTATCCGTGAGCTGGAATTGGGCAACAGGAGGCTCCAACTCGAACAGGAGCTGCTGCTGCTCCAGCTGGAAACCTGCCAGCAGGACTTCCACCAGCTGATCAGGGAAAAGACCGAGTCGCTGCAGAAGGCTCATTCCGAGATTGCCCAGACTGAAAAGCTGGCCGCCATGGGGTACCTGGCCGCCGGTATGGCCCACGATATCCGCAACCCGCTCAATTCCATATCGCTCTTCACCCAGCTCATGCGCCAGAACAGCATCGACCCGGATCAGGAAGAATACTTGGGCAAGATCATCAAGGAGATTGAGAGAATCGATGCCATCATCCGCAAGCTGCTGAATATGTCCTCGCGTTCGCGTAACGTTACGTCGGATGTGCGCATCGATCGGGTCATCGATACCGCCCTGGAGGTCTTCGCCCCGCAGATCGAGACCGGAAAAATCCGTCTGGAGCGACGCTATGAGCTGACTCCACCCCCCATCAAGGCGGATGCGGCCGAACTGGAGCAAGTATTCACCAACCTGTTCCTGAACGCCCTGGACGAGATGCCCGGTGGCGGGCGCCTGGGAGTTGGCATCGCCGTGGAAGAGGATATGGTTGTGGTCAGGGTTGAGGATAGCGGCAAGGGCATACCTGAGCATGCCCTGCCCAGGATCTTCGACCCGTTTTTTACCACCAAGCCCCGCGGTACCGGCGTTGGACTGCCGGTGGTCAAGCGCATCGCCCGCCTGTGCGGCGGGAGCGTCAGGGTTGAGCGCTCCAGTCGGGAGGGGACCGTTGTCCGGCTGGAATTTCCGGTATGCAGGGAGGAGGCGCTTCGTTCAAGCTGA
- a CDS encoding response regulator encodes MNETRKKILIIDDEPFFLKLLGDAFSERGFTVLTANDGREGVRTFLEQSPDAVLSDLVMPRMGGVSTCMEISRLAGDSSPVIAMLTSMFKEEPHEHEPPEMGARVHIPKSMAPQDIVILVEQLLKRDARQPD; translated from the coding sequence ATGAACGAAACGCGCAAAAAAATACTGATCATCGACGATGAGCCCTTTTTCCTCAAGCTGCTTGGCGATGCCTTCTCAGAGAGAGGCTTCACGGTACTTACGGCCAATGACGGCAGGGAAGGGGTGAGGACGTTTCTTGAACAATCGCCCGACGCAGTCCTGTCCGATCTGGTCATGCCCCGCATGGGCGGGGTATCGACCTGCATGGAGATCAGCCGGCTGGCGGGTGATTCCTCGCCGGTGATTGCCATGCTCACCTCCATGTTCAAGGAAGAGCCCCATGAACATGAACCCCCCGAGATGGGGGCCAGGGTGCATATCCCCAAATCGATGGCTCCCCAGGATATCGTCATCCTCGTGGAACAGCTCCTGAAGAGGGATGCACGCCAGCCGGACTGA